From a region of the Candida albicans SC5314 chromosome 1, complete sequence genome:
- the MRS7 gene encoding Mrs7p (Member of the LETM1-like protein family, mitochondrial membrane protein), giving the protein MNFLIRNTIIGQTCNSKQIFYKHARTLAIKSSLTSSIRYPLQPSLHNNLNANTINFPLVKSFIRHNSSKPQKSLSSPEQIKEKALETLEKSPATELVHKTAEEPKKSIWEKVKHEAKHYWDGTKLLGYEVKVSTKLLLKLMAGYELSRRESNQLQRTIVDVVRLVPFAMFVIIPFAELLLPIALKIFPNLLPSTYESTVDRQKKLAKLKKTRKAASEFIKNTMAESGGLKLSKKITDQERENFVQFFHCISMGKNPDRQQLIQVARLFKNDQVLDNLSRPQLVAMCNYMNLRPFGTDSILRYQIRHRLLNIIKDDKVIDYEGVDSLSILELQLACSQRGIKTSDKSPARLRDDLETWLDLRLRQKIPSTLLILSSAYTYGDKGNSIESYYDALLAVLSSIPDEVYNVAKLELSDDSKLKLNILKEQEEMIEEENEREKDTVTKVKDKIKLDDYEETASEGIKIEADDPVEGKNGNETQKKEESSSTKESNQDKVSTSKEPTKKEEVKV; this is encoded by the coding sequence ATGAACTTTCTAATTAGAAACACTATTATTGGTCAGACATGCAATTCCAAACAAATATTCTACAAGCATGCTAGAACGTTGGCTATCAAATCGTCATTGACCAGTTCTATAAGATATCCCTTGCAGCCAAGTTTACACAACAATCTCAATGCCAACACAATCAATTTCCCGTTGGTGAAATCGTTCATAAGACACAACTCAAGCAAACCGCAGAAGTCATTACTGCTGCCTGAACAAATAAAGGAAAAAGCATTAGAGACGCTAGAAAAATCACCAGCTACTGAATTAGTACACAAGACAGCAGAGgaaccaaaaaaatctatTTGGGAAAAAGTCAAGCATGAGGCAAAGCATTATTGGGACGGTACAAAATTGTTGGGATACGAAGTCAAAGTGTCAACTAAGTTATTGCTCAAATTGATGGCAGGTTATGAATTATCACGTAGAGAATCGAATCAGTTGCAAAGaacaattgttgatgttgtcaGATTAGTCCCATTCGCCATGTTTGTTATTATACCATTTGCAGAATTATTGTTGCCTATTGCCTTGAAGATATTTCCAAACTTGTTGCCTTCAACGTATGAGTCTACTGTTGACAGACAGAAGAAATTGGctaaattgaagaaaaccAGAAAGGCTGCTTCTGagtttattaaaaatactATGGCTGAGAGTGGCGGTTTGAAATTactgaaaaaaatcactgaccaagaaagagaaaattttGTGCAATTTTTCCACTGTATTTCCATGGGTAAGAACCCAGATCGTCAGCAATTGATTCAAGTTGCAAGATTATTTAAGAACGATCAAGTTTTGGATAACTTGTCTCGTCCTCAATTGGTTGCCATGTGTAATTATATGAACTTGAGACCTTTTGGTACTGATTCGATTTTAAGATACCAAATTAGACATCGTTTGTTGAACATTATCAAAGACGATAAGGTTATTGATTACGAAGGGGTCGACAGTTTGTCTATACTTGAATTGCAATTGGCATGTCTGCAGCGTGGTATCAAAACAAGTGATAAGTCTCCTGCTAGATTGAGAGATGATTTGGAAACATGGTTGGACTTACGTTTGAGACAGAAAATCCCAAGTACCTTGTTAATTTTGTCTAGTGCATACACGTATGGAGATAAAGGGAATTCCATTGAGTCATATTACGATGCATTATTGGCTGTGTTGTCCTCTATTCCTGACGAAGTGTATAATGTTGCCAAATTGGAATTATCTGACGACtctaaattgaaattgaacattttgaaagaacaagaagaaatgattgaagaagaaaatgaaagagAAAAGGACACTGTTACTAAAGTTAAAGATAAGATCAAATTAGATGATTATGAAGAGACTGCAAGTGAGGGAATAAAAATTGAGGCTGATGATCCTGTAGAAGGTAAAAATGGCAATGAAacacaaaagaaagaagaactGTCAAGTACCAAGGAATCCAACCAAGATAAAGTATCGACATCCAAAGAACCAACTAAGAAGGAAGAAGTTAAGGtttaa
- the TIF gene encoding translation initiation factor eIF4A (Translation initiation factor; upregulated in highly virulent strain compared to less virulent strain; antigenic in human; flucytosine induced; downregulated upon phagocytosis by macrophages; Spider biofilm repressed): protein MASEGITEIDSGLIETNYDNVVYKFDDLNLKPNIVRGIFGYGYETPSAIQQRAILPITEGRDVLAQAQSGTGKTATFTISALQRINENEKATQALILAPTRELALQIKNVITAIGLYLKVTVHASIGGTSMSDDIEAFRSGVQIVVGTPGRVLDMIERRYFKTDKVKMFILDEADEMLSSGFKEQIYNIFRLLPETTQIVLLSATMPQDVLEVTTKFMNNPVRILVKKDELTLEGIKQFYINVELEDYKFDCLCDLYDSISVTQAVIFCNTRSKVEFLTNKLREQHFTVSAIHADLPQAERDTIMKEFRSGSSRILISTDLLARGIDVQQVSLVINYDLPANKENYIHRIGRGGRFGRKGVAINFVTDRDVGMMREIEKFYSTQIEEMPADIGALFA, encoded by the coding sequence ATGGCATCCGAAGGTATTACTGAAATCGACTCTGGTTTAATTGAAACCAATTACGATAACGTCGTCTACAAGTTCGACGATTTAAACTTGAAACCAAACATTGTTAGAGGTATTTTTGGTTACGGGTATGAAACTCCATCCGCTATTCAACAAAGAGCCATCTTGCCAATCACTGAAGGTAGAGATGTTTTGGCTCAAGCTCAATCCGGTACTGGTAAAACCGCTACCTTTACCATTTCTGCATTACAAAgaatcaatgaaaatgaaaaagcCACTCAAGCTTTAATCTTGGCCCCAACCAGAGAATTGGCTTTGCAAATCAAGAATGTTATCACTGCTATTGGTTTGTACTTGAAGGTTACTGTCCATGCTTCTATTGGTGGTACCTCAATGAGTGACGATATTGAAGCTTTCAGATCTGGTGTTCAAATTGTCGTTGGTACTCCAGGTAGAGTCTTAGACATGATTGAAAGAAGATATTTCAAAACCGATAAAGTCAAGATGTTCATTTTGGATGAAGCTGATGAAATGTTATCAAGTGGATTTAAAGAACAAATTTACAACATTTTCAGATTATTACCAGAAACCACCCAAATTGTCTTATTATCTGCCACCATGCCACAAGACGTTTTGGAAGTCACCACCAAATTCATGAACAACCCAGTCAGAATCTTAGTcaaaaaagatgaattgACTTTGGAAGGTATCAAACAATTCTATATTAATGTTGAATTAGAAGATTACAAATTCGATTGTTTGTGTGATTTGTACGATTCTATTTCTGTCACCCAAGCCGTCATTTTCTGTAACACTAGATCCAAGGTTGAATTTTTAACCAACAAATTGAGAGAACAACACTTTACTGTCTCTGCCATCCACGCTGATTTGCCACAAGCCGAAAGAGACACCATTATGAAAGAATTCAGATCTGGTTCTTCAAGAATCTTGATCTCTACTGATTTGTTAGCTAGAGGTATTGATGTCCAACAAGTTTCTTTAGTTATCAACTACGATTTGCCAGCCAACAAGGAAAACTACATTCATAGAATTGGTAGAGGTGGTCGTTTCGGTAGAAAGGGGGTTGCCATCAACTTTGTCACTGACAGAGATGTTGGTATGATgagagaaattgaaaaattctaCTCTACTCAAATCGAAGAAATGCCAGCTGATATTGGTGCTTTATTTGCTTAG
- a CDS encoding uncharacterized protein (Ortholog of C. dubliniensis CD36 : Cd36_01240, C. parapsilosis CDC317 : CPAR2_109140, Candida tenuis NRRL Y-1498 : CANTEDRAFT_114227 and Debaryomyces hansenii CBS767 : DEHA2D15026g) — translation MTTRFNLPGTFPIDDEIPSAPANTTYSTVSSTATELIESQQNFQFNNNQLIHNKTKYQFDILTQIDALVYIIIFYQFVKFCHSACLIPLVLHLVLQILLNSKIVTQNSQVPNLLSFLSNEDNQDTRERIYETFIHKYCYLLYIKTILVILYHTLFVATWVMYLVDTQQLQKLNHGTWWFISFIGEETPVIDKSTPYWLKLFELGLFQLIFTDVLILFLQLALYQCIYKQSDAFHLDRRLNEKEVYIIRTNADSTSGIDDQSVVTDADGVPTVLKIRLFECFKSDAYAY, via the coding sequence atgACAACTAGATTTAATCTACCGGGGACATTTcctattgatgatgaaatacCGTCTGCACCAGCAAACACCACCTATTCAACAGTTTCAAGCACAGCAACTGAACTCATAGAATCACAACAAAACTtccaattcaacaataatcaACTAATACACAACAAGacaaaatatcaatttgatattcTAACACAAATTGACGCTTTAgtttatattataattttttatcaatttgtaaaattttGCCATTCTGCTTGTTTGATCCCCTTGGTACTTCATTTGGTATTgcaaatattattgaattcaaaGATTGTGACACAGAATAGCCAAGTGCCCAATTTGttatcatttttatcaaacGAAGATAATCAAGATACCAGAGAAAGAATATATGAAACTTTCATACATAAATACTGTTACTTGTTGTATATAAAGACTATTCTTGTGATTTTGTATCATACATTATTTGTTGCAACATGGGTGATGTATTTAGTCGATACTCAACAATTACAGAAACTAAATCATGGAACTTGGTGGtttatttcattcattGGTGAAGAAACTCCtgtaattgataaatctaCCCCATATTGGTTGAAATTGTTCGAGTTGGgattgtttcaattgatcttCACTGAtgtattgattttgtttctaCAATTGGCATTGTACCAATGCATTTATAAGCAAAGTGATGCATTTCACTTGGATCGACGTTTAAATGAGAAAGAGGTGTACATAATAAGAACCAATGCCGACAGTACAAGTGGTATAGATGACCAGAGTGTGGTAACTGATGCCGATGGAGTTCCCAcagttttgaaaatacGACTATTTGAATGTTTCAAATCTGATGCTTATGCGTATTGA
- the DUT1 gene encoding bifunctional dITP/dUTP diphosphatase (dUTP pyrophosphatase; cell-cycle regulated if expressed in S. cerevisiae; upstream MluI and SCB elements; 17-beta-estradiol, ethynyl estradiol, macrophage induced; decreased in stationary phase yeast; rat catheter, Spider biofilm repressed), with product MTSEDQSLKKQKLESTQSLKVYLRSPKGKVPTKGSALAAGYDLYSAEAATIPAHGQGLVSTDISIIVPIGTYGRVAPRSGLAVKHGISTGAGVIDADYRGEVKVVLFNHSEKDFEIKEGDRIAQLVLEQIVNADIKEISLEELDNTERGEGGFGSTGKN from the coding sequence ATGACTTCAGAAGACCAATCCCTtaagaaacaaaaattagaaTCAACCCAATCTTTAAAAGTGTACTTACGTTCACCAAAGGGTAAAGTACCAACCAAAGGATCAGCACTTGCTGCTGGCTATGATTTATATTCCGCTGAAGCAGCCACTATTCCAGCTCATGGCCAAGGATTAGTTTCTACCGACATTTCCATAATTGTCCCAATAGGTACTTATGGTCGTGTTGCTCCACGTTCAGGATTGGCCGTGAAACATGGTATTTCAACTGGTGCTGGCGTCATTGATGCTGATTATCGTGGTGAAGTGAAAGTAGTCTTATTTAACCATAGTGAAAAAGATTTCGAAATTAAAGAAGGTGATAGAATTGCTCAATTGGTATTGGAACAAATCGTCAATGCTGATATCAAAGAAATTTCACttgaagaattagataATACTGAACGTGGTGAAGGTGGTTTTGGATCTACTGGTAAGAACTAG
- the CTA9 gene encoding Cta9p (Protein required for normal filamentous growth; induced during the mating process; mRNA binds She3; activates transcription in 1-hybrid assay in S. cerevisiae), protein MSITLNSSAQQNGNLWDPIKPNFIFSSNISSKIYNLIHAPRKGNQSPYVIKINIQLNNLVSRNKSMKLSDLQDLINIHSNKHYILRILKQESWEYKPSEEIFIVTVKLILLDCSKEAIEFEQNESYTILKQCQFMDEIESYIKKIYLKYSEEEYSAYDISDSTIECSESEDNGELFGRYLEPLKSNDTLIDEFKKIFHDISDEEKSFKHNHDFIENISNLRHNDDDEEDIVEEESPNIDVKEKNSSLSPETPFMAKPENGALRLDDLIEVSCENEDDFELQNIPNPSLELPVSPSKHGFAEDDEVIKISRQSPFHSPTKARRANDLSRRTSNTSFSMISDERYGLEYAYNSHNEDVPSFIKENKKFKFIKVGKVQKFVNLFEEQKNQKEPVTSSRPSSRIASRVTSRTASRTASRTVSRSASMERVI, encoded by the coding sequence ATGCTGATTACCTTAAATTCCCTGGCTCAACAGAATGGTAATTTATGGGACCCAATAAAGCCCAACTTTATATTTTCGTCCAACATTTCTAGCAAGATCTACAATCTAATACATGCTCCGAGAAAGGGAAATCAATCTCCATACGtgataaagataaatattCAACTAAACAATTTGGTATCAAGAAACAAATCTATGAAGTTGTCTGATTTGCAAGACTTGATAAACATCCATTCCAATAAACACTATATCTTGCGTATTTTAAAACAGGAGAGTTGGGAATACAAACCATCAGAAGAAATATTCATTGTAACCGTGAAATTAATCCTACTAGACTGTTCAAAAGAAGCTATCGAGTTTGAGCAGAATGAAAGCTATACAATATTGAAGCAATGCCAATTTAtggatgaaattgaatcttATATTAAAAAGATATACCTCAAGTACTCAGAAGAGGAATATCTGGCCTATGATATTAGTGATTCCACTATAGAGTGCAGTGAAAGTGAAGATAACGGTGAATTATTCGGCAGATATCTTGAACCgctaaaatcaaatgatactttgattgatgaattcAAAAAGATATTCCATGACATAAGTGATGAAGAGAAATCATTCAAGCATAATCATGATTTTATTGAGAATATAAGCAATTTAAGACACAATGACGATGACGAGGAAgatattgttgaagaagaacTGCCAAATATTGACgttaaagaaaaaaattcttcacTTTCACCTGAAACACCATTTATGGCCAAACCAGAAAATGGTGCATTACGTTTGGATGACTTGATTGAAGTTAGTTGTGAAAACGAAGATGATTTCGAACTTCAAAATATCCCAAACCCATCTCTAGAGTTGCCAGTTTCACCATCAAAACATGGATTTgctgaagatgatgaagtcATCAAGATTTCCAGACAGCTGCCATTCCATTCCCCAACCAAAGCAAGAAGAGCAAATGATTTATCTCGAAGGACCTCAAATACTTCATTCTCGATGATTAGTGATGAAAGATATGGTCTAGAGTATGCTTACAATTCCCATAACGAAGACGTGCCTTCAtttattaaagaaaataaaaaattcaaatttattaaagttGGCAAAGTTCAAAAATTTGTCAATCTTTTCGAAGAACAGAAAAACCAAAAGGAACCTGTTACTTCTTCTCGGCCCAGCAGTAGAATTGCTAGCAGAGTTACTAGTAGAACTGCAAGCAGAACCGCTAGCAGAACAGTTTCTAGATCTGCTAGCATGGAAAGAGTTATCTAA
- the MED22 gene encoding Med22p (RNA polymerase II mediator complex subunit) has protein sequence MQPKSISLLQKIDSIIETIIVKFTNIFENLQDANKTTEILSMESLAMENNCIQIIRLCQDLISISRNLKEIWVLNSIKVTQEKFEWKQEEIDIMFTQFNLLTDKIAEFETDMNKE, from the coding sequence ATGCAACCCAAGTCAATATCATTgttacaaaaaattgattctatAATTGAGACAATAATAGTAAAATTTACCAATATATTTGAGAACCTACAAGATGCAAATAAAACCACTGAGATATTATCAATGGAAAGTTTGGCTATGGAAAATAATTGTATTCAAATTATCCGATTATGTCAAGATTTAATTAGTATTTCACGTAATCTTAAAGAAATTTGGGTATTAAATAGCATCAAAGTGACACAAGAGAAATTTGAATGGAAACAAGAGGAAATAGATATCATGTTTACacaatttaatttgttaACTGATAAAATCGCTGAATTTGAAACTGACATGAACAAAGAATAA
- a CDS encoding uncharacterized protein (Putative thioredoxin; Spider biofilm repressed) has product MSIKFVKSSKDFEGYLKNNTHLVLNFTASWCGPCQAIKPVIDQAYGQFQNVEIVRIDLDSQRELASKYNITSVPTFVFLETGKEVDRIQGANPQALITKLQEFNTKANGQKRRGNGTASEDLITQNSSLKDIKPLIPKNFEILNATIDYSGYEVLNCLPLYKDSKTKHVVSLDNTDKSAVISDSDSQLLFYIPFLNISKIYSILVKVKSTKTYKEVDESALDVDSDDLDEIQPPNLIKVWCNTQSILSFDEASADTSAPHIEKVSTNDEEQWLDIKFKFVRFQNVQNLTIFVDGEDEDYHTVIEKIVIVGVNGESKEQGKINQIDDE; this is encoded by the coding sequence ATGtcaattaaatttgttAAGTCATCTAAAGATTTTGAAGgttatttgaaaaacaataCCCATCTCGTATTGAATTTCACTGCCTCTTGGTGTGGTCCTTGTCAAGCAATCAAACCTGTAATTGATCAAGCTTACGgacaatttcaaaatgttgaaattgTGAGAATTGATTTAGATAGTCAACGTGAGTTAGCATCGAAATACAACATTACATCTGTTCCTACATTTGTGTTTCTCGAAACAGGGAAAGAAGTTGACCGTATCCAAGGTGCCAATCCTCAAGCATTGATTACGAAGTTGCAAGAGTTTAACACTAAAGCAAATGGACAAAAGAGAAGAGGCAATGGTACGGCTAGTGAAGACTTGATTACTCAAAATAGTAGTCTAAAAGATATAAAACCATTGATTCCTAAAAACtttgaaatattgaatGCCACTATAGATTATAGTGGATACGAAGTTTTAAACTGTTTACCATTGTACAAAGACTCGAAAACAAAGCATGTTGTAAGCTTGGATAATACAGATAAATCCGCAGTTATATCAGATTCAGATTCTCAATTGCTTTTTTATATTCCCTTCTTGAacatttccaaaatttatTCGATTTTGGTAAAAGTGAAATCTACTAAAACGTACAAAGAAGTTGACGAAAGTGCATTGGATGTCGACAGTGACGACTTGGATGAAATTCAACCAcctaatttaattaaagtGTGGTGCAACACTCAATCCATCTTATCTTTTGATGAAGCTAGTGCTGATACAAGTGCTCCACatattgaaaaagtatCCACTAACGATGAAGAGCAATGGTTGgatattaaattcaaatttgttaGGTTCCAGAATGTTCAAAATTTGACTATTTTCGTTGATGGTGAAGACGAAGATTATCACACAGTTATTGAGAAAATAGTCATTGTCGGTGTCAATGGCGAAAGTAAAGAGCAAGGAaagataaatcaaatagATGATGAATAG
- a CDS encoding uncharacterized protein (Ortholog(s) have cytoplasm localization), which yields MSRNVSLPSTTESTKNKRVVSSQLRLAQLESTEANNITSSSSPAKSESESPKSKIPKTKAINRNSGGERKHKSFNDFNLDFSNTFNLTGEETPSYIPRVPTRQRESSKDFTKTQISKEELKKAGELTSIFLDTRKLLNAEYNVIDQKTDISGKTGDGSIASKIKISRGTLIRAEKVKTTLAVKYLYIQRIYEWAENHQDNNEHLGVEGVYNPLQILRNRKLRNKYNEHAQAIISMQTIPLACNVFSKHNAHHKHENSAIPGHRKKHWKMMWAIDLNEFVGDSRWRVNYWHELRDAKGNLWFPNHAQTPEYSEKDKSKLFVLRNHKHHGKHGEIEASHKTTENEEDQDEEEESGIDIAIESRNHNGVPSNEGSSSDSDFHKFRITRSKSPHKRKIRKKMKKFYIGGPGSTGNGNAGDSSSSSNVVNEIVPTDTTRSGTVADPLARQMFKKLPPLTPEDDELDLPASEVSLPKINIEPTSPAPNIKGTFFDDEDKDDIKPSIKEVEFLPFEKRESTSSHSHNRSSSDPDGVILEEEDTDNEITNRDKIEEIDQVKCAVIFDEREMEFQNIVANLEYFHQFMNLRTNYLTMTYPRYLERVDGKVQHITKKSVYEILLCMSQINDEHLPAYEQLYLGFMEEIKSVIHMVNDVYSVKIDTLLSSSDRSISEINASLSLDLRKITEKLDQLDFSLNKNIFKKAISKRKGEHSHNVGLIYKILYSCLENIIVVLLRVIWIVVNIYKFLRYIVKLIFRILKFIVW from the coding sequence ATGTCGAGGAACGTTTCATTGCCTAGCACCACTGAATCAACTAAAAACAAACGAGTGGTATCATCACAATTACGATTAGCTCAACTTGAAAGTACTGAGGCAAATAATATAACATCATCGTCGTCTCCCGCCAAATCAGAATCAGAACTGCCCAAATCAAAGATCCCTAAAACCAAAGCAATCAATAGAAATAGCGGTGGCGAAAGAAAACACAAATCgtttaatgatttcaatttagatTTTAGCAACACATTTAACTTGACAGGTGAAGAAACACCCTCGTATATACCACGAGTGCCTACCCGACAACGAGAAAGTTCAAAAGACTTTACAAAAAcacaaatttcaaaagaagaattgaaaaaagctGGCGAGTTGACGTCTATTTTTCTAGATACACGGAAACTACTAAATGCTGAATACAATGTTATTGATCAGAAAACCGACATATCAGGCAAGACAGGTGATGGGAGCATTGcatcaaaaataaagattTCGCGTGGGACCCTAATCAGAGCAGAGAAAGTCAAAACCACCCTTGCAGTCAAGTATTTATACATCCAAAGAATTTACGAGTGGGCCGAGAATCATCAAGATAATAATGAGCATCTAGGAGTTGAAGGGGTTTACAATCCACTACAAATTCTAAGAAATCGAAAATTGAGAAATAAATACAATGAACATGCACAGGCAATAATATCCATGCAAACCATTCCCTTGGCATGTAACGTGTTTAGTAAACATAATGCACATCACAAACATGAAAACAGTGCTATACCTGGTCACAGAAAGAAACATTGGAAAATGATGTGGGCcattgatttgaatgaGTTTGTGGGAGATTCTCGCTGGCGAGTGAACTATTGGCATGAACTCAGAGATGCAAAGGGGAATTTGTGGTTCCCAAACCATGCTCAGACGCCTGAATATTctgaaaaagataaaagCAAATTATTTGTGTTAAGGAATCATAAGCATCATGGAAAGCATGGTGAAATTGAAGCCTCACACAAGACAACAGAAAACGAAGAAGACCAggacgaagaagaagaatcagGTATTGATATTGCCATTGAATCCAGAAATCACAATGGGGTACCTTCCAATGAAGGCTCGAGTTCAGATAGTGATTTTCATAAATTTCGTATTACACGTTCGAAATCACCTCataaaagaaagattagaaagaaaatgaaaaagttttatATTGGTGGACCTGGGTCTACTGGTAATGGGAATGCAGGCGATTCTTCCAGCTCATCTAATGTGGTAAATGAGATTGTTCCGACAGATACAACAAGGAGTGGGACAGTAGCAGACCCCTTGGCAAGGCAAATGTTCAAAAAACTTCCACCACTCACGCCAGAAGACGATGAGCTTGATTTACCAGCATCAGAAGTTTCATTGccaaaaattaatattgaaCCAACTAGTCCTGCTCCAAACATAAAAGGTACATTTTTTGACGATGAAGACAAGGATGATATCAAACCTTCCATTAAAGAAGTTGAGTTTTTACCCTTTGAGAAAAGAGAAAGCACGAGCTCACATTCACACAATCGTTCTAGCTCTGACCCTGATGGAGTAATtcttgaagaagaagatacTGATAACGAGATAACCAATCGTGACaaaatagaagaaataGATCAAGTCAAATGTGCTGTGATTTTCGATGAACGGGAAATGGAATTTCAAAACATAGTTGCAAACTTGGAATATTTCCATCAATTCATGAACTTGCGAACCAACTATTTAACAATGACATATCCTCGGTATTTGGAACGTGTAGATGGGAAAGTTCAACATATTACAAAAAAGTCGGTGTACGAGATTTTATTATGCATGTCGCAAATCAATGATGAACATTTACCTGCTTATGAACAATTGTATCTTGGATTTATGGAAGAGATAAAATCAGTCATTCATATGGTGAATGATGTATATTCGGTCAAGATTGATACGTTATTAAGTTCTAGTGATAGATCTATCTCAGAAATTAATGCTTCTTTGTCTCTTGATTTGAGAAAGATTACTGAGAAACTAGATCAATTGGATTTCTCATTGAATAAGAATATCTTTAAAAAGGCCATactgaaaagaaaaggtgAACATTCTCACAATGTTGGTTTGATTTACAAGATTTTGTATTCGTGTCTTGAGaacattattgttgttttgttgaGAGTAATATGGATTGTGGTGaacatttataaatttttgagATATATtgtgaaattgatttttagAATACTAAAGTTTATAGTTTGGTAg